In Planctomycetota bacterium, one DNA window encodes the following:
- a CDS encoding glycosyl hydrolase family 28 protein → MSVMATAGETLRIYPAPQGEPASADYQVLVNSQPVFVYQAKVRQEIAKPPGSIWTHDVGCKAEVASLAYFDFEGVVQVAVTPARPFKSATVHPLSFGIEPAIDGQTIRFALDRPRKLTILLDGSDRQALHLFANAMETDAPKPGDPNVLYFGPGVHKVGSTRLKTGQQVYIAGGAVVRGQILPDEQPQLSKRTGLKHYSGATLHLDGVSNVRIRGRGILDGGDMPHAARSLILVANSKDVTVEGIILRDSPNWNVCIANSERVVARDLKLVSGRLNSDGINPVNSRKVEIRDCFIRNHDDSIAVKATRPEGECADILAEGCIIWNDWGYALGVTYETRAPIHDVTFRNCDVLTALFAPLGVYMVDSATVSNIAFEDIRVEATRDKLLRIAIGHDMWATDTKRGHIRSIRFTDVQFTGKGAPASEIKGFDAEHLVEDVTFTRLRIGGKAITSAAEGRFTLNAHTKGVQFSAE, encoded by the coding sequence ATGAGCGTGATGGCAACCGCGGGCGAGACGCTGCGAATCTATCCCGCCCCCCAGGGTGAGCCGGCGTCGGCGGACTACCAGGTTCTCGTCAACAGCCAGCCGGTCTTCGTCTATCAGGCCAAGGTGCGTCAGGAGATCGCCAAGCCGCCAGGCTCGATCTGGACTCACGACGTGGGCTGCAAGGCGGAGGTCGCTTCGCTGGCCTACTTCGACTTCGAGGGCGTCGTGCAAGTCGCCGTCACGCCCGCCCGCCCCTTCAAGTCGGCGACGGTTCACCCGCTCTCGTTCGGCATCGAGCCGGCGATTGACGGGCAGACGATCCGCTTCGCACTCGACCGCCCGCGGAAGCTCACGATACTGCTCGACGGTTCGGACAGGCAGGCCCTCCATCTCTTCGCGAACGCGATGGAAACTGATGCGCCGAAGCCAGGCGACCCCAATGTACTGTACTTCGGCCCAGGCGTCCACAAGGTCGGCTCCACGCGGCTCAAGACCGGGCAGCAGGTCTACATCGCGGGCGGGGCGGTGGTGCGGGGGCAGATCCTGCCCGACGAGCAGCCGCAGCTTTCGAAGCGCACAGGGCTCAAACACTACAGCGGCGCCACGCTGCATCTCGACGGGGTGTCGAACGTCCGCATCCGCGGCCGCGGCATCCTCGACGGCGGCGACATGCCCCATGCCGCCCGAAGCCTCATCCTCGTCGCTAACTCGAAGGACGTGACGGTCGAGGGCATCATCCTGCGCGATTCACCGAACTGGAACGTCTGCATTGCCAACAGCGAGCGGGTCGTGGCTCGCGACCTCAAGCTCGTCAGCGGGCGGCTGAACAGCGACGGGATCAACCCCGTGAACAGCCGCAAGGTGGAGATACGCGACTGCTTCATCCGCAACCACGACGACTCCATCGCCGTCAAGGCCACGCGGCCCGAGGGCGAGTGCGCCGATATCCTGGCCGAGGGCTGCATCATCTGGAACGACTGGGGCTACGCCCTCGGCGTCACCTATGAGACGCGGGCGCCCATTCACGACGTCACCTTCCGCAACTGCGACGTGCTGACCGCGCTCTTCGCGCCGCTGGGCGTCTACATGGTGGATTCGGCGACCGTCAGCAACATCGCCTTCGAGGACATTCGCGTCGAGGCCACGCGCGACAAGTTGCTCCGCATCGCCATCGGCCACGACATGTGGGCCACGGACACCAAGCGCGGCCACATTCGCAGCATCCGTTTCACGGACGTCCAGTTCACCGGCAAGGGCGCGCCCGCATCCGAGATCAAGGGCTTCGACGCCGAGCACCTCGTCGAGGACGTGACCTTCACCCGCCTTCGCATCGGGGGCAAGGCCATCACCAGTGCAGCGGAGGGGCGGTTCACCCTCAACGCGCACACGAAGGGCGTTCAGTTCAGCGCGGAGTGA
- a CDS encoding aldo/keto reductase: MEYRILGSTGLRVSRLGFGCIKFAQCQEAEVAAALRRALDLGVTFFDTARAYGPSEEMIGRAIATRRGEFVLATKSLGRTAAALAADLETSLRNLRTDHVDVLFLHTVSDAETYEHVMGPGGGYAAAAKAREQGKVGHIGVSIHRDLATMRRAVESRAFEVLMAAVSPIDQEGAAALLPLARQHGLGTVIMKPLSGGQLVSPPGPGGLPLSPDPVVCGALRWVLSNPDADTVIPGMVSAQQVADNVAAAERGPLSDAERAEVVRTVADLKKSYRYGQTCLRCGYCQPCPNGINIPAIFQAADEAREYPDNLKRMGRDLYAAQERTAADCEECGRCMERCPAKLNIPTRLREVADFFVKEQA; the protein is encoded by the coding sequence GTGGAGTATCGGATACTTGGGTCCACCGGCCTCCGTGTCTCGCGCCTCGGCTTCGGCTGCATCAAGTTCGCGCAGTGCCAGGAGGCCGAGGTGGCCGCTGCTCTGCGCCGAGCACTGGACCTGGGCGTGACCTTCTTCGACACGGCCCGCGCCTATGGCCCGAGCGAGGAGATGATCGGCCGGGCCATCGCCACACGACGCGGCGAGTTCGTGCTCGCCACGAAAAGCCTCGGGCGCACGGCCGCGGCCCTCGCCGCCGACCTGGAGACCAGCCTGCGGAACCTGCGGACCGACCACGTGGACGTCCTGTTCCTTCACACGGTGAGCGACGCCGAGACCTATGAGCACGTGATGGGGCCGGGCGGCGGCTACGCGGCCGCGGCCAAGGCAAGGGAGCAGGGGAAGGTCGGCCACATTGGCGTCTCCATCCACCGCGATCTGGCGACCATGCGCCGGGCCGTCGAGAGCCGGGCGTTCGAGGTTCTGATGGCCGCCGTGTCGCCGATTGATCAAGAGGGGGCTGCGGCGCTCCTGCCGCTGGCGCGGCAGCACGGTCTGGGCACTGTGATCATGAAGCCCCTGAGCGGCGGGCAACTCGTCAGCCCGCCCGGCCCGGGTGGCTTGCCGCTGTCGCCCGACCCCGTGGTGTGCGGGGCGCTGCGTTGGGTTCTCTCGAATCCCGACGCGGACACCGTGATTCCCGGGATGGTTTCGGCGCAACAGGTGGCTGATAACGTGGCAGCGGCCGAGCGCGGACCGCTGTCGGATGCCGAGCGGGCCGAGGTTGTGCGCACCGTCGCCGACCTCAAGAAGTCCTACCGCTACGGCCAGACCTGCCTGCGCTGCGGCTACTGTCAGCCTTGCCCGAACGGGATCAACATTCCTGCTATCTTCCAGGCGGCCGACGAGGCCAGGGAGTACCCCGACAACCTGAAGCGCATGGGCCGTGACCTCTATGCCGCCCAGGAGCGCACCGCCGCCGACTGCGAAGAGTGCGGGCGCTGCATGGAGCGGTGCCCCGCGAAACTGAACATTCCCACGCGCCTCCGTGAGGTGGCCGACTTCTTCGTCAAGGAGCAGGCGTAG